From Leucoraja erinacea ecotype New England chromosome 29, Leri_hhj_1, whole genome shotgun sequence:
CTCAGTCCTTCAAGCCAGATCTGCTAAACCGTTAGATCACACAAGATCTGCACTTTAACTTCAGCCACCCATGTTGTTCCCATAATCCTCAATCCCACCCCCCAACATTGATCAGTCGTGGCTGAAATCTTACTTGGATCTCCAGGTTCATCAGCACCTTGGAATAGCACAGGATATCATATTTCCACATCTTGACATCACCcccttaataataaaacattgggaTGTGTAGGATCagagtaaatgggtggttgatgggccAAGggactatgtctctatgactgcgATTCGCCTCTTTGTTCTAGAtgcctcttcttcctcctccaaAAGAGCAAGCAGTTTGCCTTTCCACTCATTAAATACCTTCAACCACCTTCATCGGAAAACACCGATAATGCTAAATAACAAGGGTCTGATGGGCATAAGGGTTGTGCAACAAACCCGTCAGCTCCTATTGCATGCTGGAGGCTCCTTCCCTCACATCACTCGGCCCCTCACCTCCAACCCCTCTCTTCCAGGCGCACAGCCCTAAATTGCGTCTGCCACAAAACAACCCCACCCTCGATTGTTGTTACCAGAGACCTGTCTTGCATTGCAAGACCCATCCTCATCGGGGAAGTGGATGGCCAGTACAGAACGTCAGGTTGGCCCTGCCACGTAtcttgagtcagacagcatcccacCCCCAATGCTCCTCTTCTACCCAcaaagatagagctcttgggtcaCCAACAAAGTGCCAGCATTTCCCATCATCTGTGGGCATTCTCAGACTTGACATCAACTCCAAAATATAACACCAGCTCCAGGAATTGTTTTTGTCAGGGGGAACTTGGCATCACAATATACGCTGACAACAAATACGCCACAGCTTAcccattatttgtgaatattatgttGCAGATGGAGAGGGCTTCATTTTCCGTGAGGGAGATTGCTGTGACATGCAAAAGGAGTTTTACTCCGACTAATCCCTGTGTTTTGCCTGGGAGCGTGTGATGGGACAGAGTGGGGGAGCTTTACTGTGTACCTGCCCTGGACGTGATGGGACTTAGAGGAAGCTTTACTCTTATGTCTAACCCATGCTCTCCTTGCCCTGGAGAGTCCCCTATACTGGAGCCAAACTGTCCCCCTGCCCTGGGAGTGTGCGATGGGACAGTGCAGAGGGAGCTTTACTCCATGTCCATCCTATTCTGTCCCTGACCTGGGAGTGTGCAATGGGATAATATAAGGGGAGCTTTATTGGGAGTGTTGGACAGGATCGTTTATTCTCAAGTGTTGATGAATGAACCCGGGAAAGTTTAACACGTGTCAAATGTGAACTCCAGTGCTAGTGTGTCGTGCTGTGTTTCCTTTGCCTCTGTGCACTACATGTGGAGATTGTTTGCTTCCCCCGTCAGCTCTCTGCATCCACGTGCTGCTGGAGTTTGAGAAGGAGAGTGCGATAGCAAGTGCCAGTGTCCTTGGTGCTGGAGCGCTGGCAGCAGCCACCATTGTGGTGCATGCGCTGGTGAAGGCTTGCCGAGTGGACGGGCAGGGTGGTCCCGAGCATGCTGCCACCCTCTTCGAGAACAGCTGCCCCTCTCGAGGCAGGTACCTGGATCCCGAGCGTTTGGACCAGGCAGAGGAAGAGGACTCATCGCGCATGCCTGCCTTCCACAAGGAGACAGCCTACGAGCGATACCGGGAGCAAAAGGCCTTCTACGTGGCTACTTCGGCCAGCCGCAATGGGTATGGGCGATCCCGGGCTCAGCATGCTGCCCGCACTCTCCCCGCTGCCCGCACCTTGCCCCCCGCCGGATCCTGGGACGGAGTCTCCCACGAAATGAGGCGGGTGCTGGCACGCAAGGGGACTGTTTGCAGGAGGGACTCGACGCTGGTCTGAGCCCTATATCGTCAGCACAATGGAAGCAACATTGACACCGATCCTGCCCCCAGCACAGGCTCACTCTCGCTTCCTGACCTCTTGCCCACCAATACTTCAACCGGGAGAATTAATTTTGTCTGCATCAAAGCTAGACCATAACCAAAAGCCGCCTTTACCCTAGGACTGAGGAAGAAACAGCGAGTGGCGAAGAGGGATGTGAGATGAATTGGGGTCAGTCGTGATCAGGAGGAGAAGGAAGACAAAGACAGCAAAGGGAAGCCAGgaaataaatagaaaaaaaaataaccAACATTTCTAACATTTTCTACCTTTAGGAAAGAGTTCTGTTTTAAATTGTGCCTTTACTACACTGTAAAGGTTGTGTGCCTTTGAATACAATCTTTCTCATTAAAAGTTACTTACAATGTTGTGTTAAACTGCGA
This genomic window contains:
- the tmem221 gene encoding transmembrane protein 221, whose translation is MQRAGGRAAGTRGAASRCLAALLSLAALAALMTLPPAALLLQEPGPHLSPVPVAPARLLRCVVRGLASLSVSLHLCCLLLALLLGHLAAQPGGAHTHPDRAGWLLLNSRSSRHLALTAFCLGVIVYLAALCIHVLLEFEKESAIASASVLGAGALAAATIVVHALVKACRVDGQGGPEHAATLFENSCPSRGRYLDPERLDQAEEEDSSRMPAFHKETAYERYREQKAFYVATSASRNGYGRSRAQHAARTLPAARTLPPAGSWDGVSHEMRRVLARKGTVCRRDSTLV